A genomic window from Streptomyces broussonetiae includes:
- a CDS encoding nitrilase-related carbon-nitrogen hydrolase, whose protein sequence is MSRVIRAALFQTAWTGDKESMIQVHEQAARDAAAQGAQVLCFQELFYGPYFCQVQDKAFYEYAERIPEGPTVQRFQSLARELGIVLVLPMYEEEQPGVLYNTAAVIDADGTYLGKYRKTHIPQVQGFWEKFYFRPGNSGWPVFDTAAGRIGVYICYDRHFPEGWRALGLAGAEIVFNPSATSRGLSHYLWQLEQPAAAAANEYFVGAINRVGVEDLGDNDFYGTTYFVDPEARFVGEVASDKESELVVRDLDLAKLREVRDRWQFYRDRAPGAYTPLTAP, encoded by the coding sequence ATGAGCCGAGTGATCCGTGCCGCCCTGTTCCAGACCGCGTGGACCGGCGACAAGGAATCCATGATCCAGGTACACGAGCAGGCGGCCCGCGACGCGGCCGCGCAGGGCGCCCAAGTCCTCTGCTTCCAGGAGCTGTTCTACGGCCCCTACTTCTGCCAGGTCCAGGACAAGGCCTTCTACGAGTACGCCGAACGGATCCCCGAGGGCCCGACCGTGCAGCGCTTCCAGAGCCTGGCACGCGAACTGGGCATCGTCCTGGTGCTGCCCATGTACGAGGAGGAGCAGCCCGGCGTGCTGTACAACACGGCCGCCGTGATCGACGCGGACGGCACCTACCTCGGCAAGTACCGCAAGACCCACATTCCCCAGGTCCAGGGATTCTGGGAGAAGTTCTACTTCCGCCCCGGCAACAGCGGCTGGCCCGTCTTCGACACGGCCGCGGGCAGGATCGGCGTCTACATCTGCTACGACCGCCACTTCCCCGAGGGCTGGCGGGCCCTCGGCCTGGCCGGTGCCGAGATCGTCTTCAACCCCTCGGCCACCTCGCGCGGCCTGTCCCACTACCTGTGGCAGCTGGAGCAGCCTGCGGCGGCCGCCGCCAACGAGTACTTCGTCGGCGCGATCAACCGGGTCGGCGTGGAGGACCTCGGCGACAACGACTTCTACGGCACGACGTACTTCGTGGACCCCGAGGCCCGGTTCGTCGGCGAGGTCGCGAGCGACAAGGAGAGCGAACTCGTCGTCCGCGACCTGGACCTGGCCAAACTCCGCGAGGTCCGCGACCGCTGGCAGTTCTACCGCGACCGGGCACCGGGGGCGTACACGCCGCTGACCGCACCCTGA
- the hydA gene encoding dihydropyrimidinase, which produces MSSRTVVRGGLVITASDEIHADVLIEDGRIAALAASGTPAAGAFTAERVIDATGKYVIPGGVDGHTHMEMPFGGTTAADTFETGTRAAAWGGTTTIVDFAIQSVGHTLREGLDAWHAKAEGNCAIDYGFHMIVSDVHDETLKEMDLLVEEGVTSFKQFMAYPGVFYSDDGQILRAMQRAADNGGLIMMHAENGIAIDVLVEQALARGETDPRYHGEVRKALLEAEATHRAIRLAQVAGAPLYVVHVSAQEAVAELTRARDEGLPVFGETCPQYLFLSTDNLAEPDFEGAKYVCSTPLRPKEHQAGLWKGLRTNDLQVVSTDHCPFCFVGQKELGRGDFSKIPNGLPGVENRMDLLHQAVVEGRISRRRWIEIACATPARMFGLYPKKGTIAPGADADVVIYDPHAEQVISAATHHMNVDYSAYEGKRTTGRVETVLSRGVPVITEREYTGHAGHGVYTPRSTCQYLN; this is translated from the coding sequence ATGAGCAGCCGTACCGTCGTCCGCGGGGGTCTCGTGATCACCGCGTCGGACGAGATCCACGCCGACGTCCTGATCGAGGACGGCCGCATCGCCGCCCTCGCCGCCTCCGGCACCCCCGCGGCCGGGGCGTTCACCGCCGAGCGGGTTATCGACGCCACCGGGAAGTACGTCATCCCGGGCGGCGTCGACGGCCACACCCACATGGAGATGCCGTTCGGCGGCACCACCGCCGCCGACACCTTCGAGACCGGCACCCGGGCCGCCGCCTGGGGCGGTACGACCACGATCGTGGACTTCGCCATCCAGAGCGTGGGCCACACCCTGCGCGAGGGCCTGGACGCCTGGCACGCCAAGGCCGAGGGCAACTGCGCGATCGACTACGGCTTCCACATGATCGTCTCCGATGTGCACGACGAGACGCTCAAGGAGATGGACCTGCTGGTGGAGGAGGGGGTGACCTCCTTCAAGCAGTTCATGGCGTATCCGGGCGTCTTCTACTCCGACGACGGGCAGATCCTGCGCGCCATGCAGCGGGCCGCCGACAACGGCGGACTGATCATGATGCACGCCGAGAACGGCATCGCCATCGACGTCCTGGTCGAGCAGGCGCTCGCCCGGGGCGAGACCGACCCGCGCTACCACGGCGAGGTCCGCAAGGCCCTGCTGGAGGCCGAGGCCACCCACCGCGCCATCAGGCTCGCCCAGGTCGCCGGGGCGCCGCTGTACGTCGTGCACGTCTCGGCGCAGGAGGCGGTCGCCGAGCTGACCCGCGCCCGCGACGAGGGGCTGCCGGTCTTCGGCGAGACCTGCCCGCAGTATCTGTTCCTGTCCACGGACAACCTCGCCGAACCGGACTTCGAGGGCGCCAAGTACGTGTGCAGCACGCCGCTCAGGCCGAAGGAGCACCAGGCGGGGCTGTGGAAGGGGCTGCGGACCAACGATCTCCAGGTCGTCTCCACCGACCACTGCCCCTTCTGCTTCGTGGGCCAGAAGGAGCTGGGCCGCGGCGACTTCTCCAAGATCCCCAACGGCCTGCCGGGCGTGGAGAACCGCATGGACCTGCTCCACCAGGCCGTCGTGGAGGGCCGCATCTCCCGCCGCCGCTGGATCGAGATCGCCTGCGCCACCCCGGCCCGCATGTTCGGTCTGTACCCGAAGAAGGGCACCATCGCCCCCGGCGCCGACGCCGACGTCGTCATCTACGACCCGCACGCCGAACAGGTCATCTCGGCGGCCACCCACCACATGAACGTCGACTACTCGGCCTACGAGGGCAAAAGGACCACCGGCCGGGTCGAGACCGTGCTCTCGCGCGGCGTTCCCGTCATTACCGAGCGGGAGTACACCGGACACGCCGGACACGGCGTCTACACCCCGCGCTCCACCTGTCAGTACCTCAACTAG
- a CDS encoding TIGR03842 family LLM class F420-dependent oxidoreductase, translating into MDFGLVLQTDPPASHVVSLMKRAERNGFRYGWTFDSAVLWQEPFVIYSQILANTQKLTVGPMVTNPGTRTWEVTASTFATLNDMFGNRTVCGIGRGDSAMRVAGRKPNTLARISEAIKVIRALARGEEADLGGTKLRFPWIKEGAELPVWMAAYGPKALKMTGEEADGFILQLSDLYLTEYMVKAVKDAAVAAGRDPSQVTICVAAPAYVTADDSPAALAHAREQCRWFGGMVGNHVADLVAKYGEHSAQVPDALTDYIRAREGYDYAHHGRSGNPDTEFVPDEIVDRFCVIGPVEKHIEKLNALRALGVDQFAVYDMHDAQEAVIDAYGQKVIPAVNS; encoded by the coding sequence ATGGACTTCGGGCTTGTCCTGCAGACCGATCCCCCCGCCTCCCACGTCGTCAGCCTGATGAAACGGGCCGAGCGCAACGGCTTCCGGTACGGCTGGACGTTCGACTCCGCCGTGCTGTGGCAGGAGCCGTTCGTCATCTACAGCCAGATCCTGGCCAACACCCAGAAGCTGACGGTCGGTCCGATGGTCACCAACCCCGGCACCCGCACCTGGGAGGTCACCGCCTCCACCTTCGCCACCCTCAACGACATGTTCGGCAACCGCACCGTGTGCGGCATCGGCCGCGGCGACTCCGCGATGCGCGTCGCCGGCCGCAAACCCAACACCCTCGCCCGTATAAGCGAGGCGATCAAGGTCATCCGCGCCCTCGCCCGGGGCGAGGAGGCAGACCTCGGCGGTACGAAGCTGCGCTTCCCCTGGATCAAGGAGGGCGCCGAACTCCCCGTCTGGATGGCCGCGTACGGCCCCAAGGCGCTCAAGATGACCGGCGAGGAGGCCGACGGGTTCATCCTCCAGCTGTCCGACCTCTACCTGACCGAGTACATGGTCAAGGCGGTGAAGGACGCGGCCGTCGCCGCCGGACGCGACCCGTCCCAGGTGACGATCTGCGTGGCCGCCCCCGCCTACGTCACCGCCGACGACTCGCCTGCCGCCCTCGCCCACGCCCGCGAGCAGTGCCGCTGGTTCGGCGGCATGGTCGGCAACCACGTCGCCGACCTCGTCGCCAAGTACGGCGAGCACTCCGCGCAGGTCCCCGACGCTCTCACCGACTACATCAGGGCGCGGGAGGGCTACGACTACGCCCACCACGGCCGCAGCGGCAACCCGGACACCGAGTTCGTGCCCGACGAGATCGTGGACCGGTTCTGTGTGATCGGCCCCGTGGAGAAGCACATCGAGAAGCTGAACGCGCTCCGCGCCCTGGGAGTCGACCAGTTCGCCGTGTACGACATGCACGACGCGCAGGAGGCCGTCATCGACGCCTACGGCCAGAAGGTGATCCCCGCGGTCAACTCCTGA
- a CDS encoding NCS1 family nucleobase:cation symporter-1 produces MTDIAPAAIPPSGQVTLPDGRVELAPGTPPPSGPYANADLLPVPAAGRTWTTYNFSALWVGMAHNTASWTLASGLIAVGMDWKQAVFTIALANLIVLVPMLLTGHAGPKYGIPFPVFARASFGVRGANLPAVVRALVACGWFGIQTWIGGEAIYFLAGKLIGDSWSKSGHIGGYAWTMWLSFAVFWLLQVAIILRGMETIRRFENWAAPFVIVGALVMLGWMSSKAGGVGPLFGQPSRLGWGGDFWKLFWPSLMGMIGFWSTLSLNIPDFTRYGKSQKAQTRGQALGLPTTMTLFAFLSVLVTSGSQAVYGTPVWDPVQLAAKTDNAVGLLYALVTVLVATLSVNIAANLVSPAFDFSNVAPRKVSFRTGALITAVLAVLIRPWKLYSDPQGYIFTWLGLVGGLLGTVAGILVADYWLLRRTRLDLADLYRAGGRYWYAGGWNWRAVLAFLAGGVLAIGGASLKPLTDGRPIPALASLADYGWAVGLGTSLVLYLALTLLTGRRVSTV; encoded by the coding sequence ATGACCGACATCGCTCCCGCAGCCATACCCCCGTCCGGCCAGGTCACCCTCCCCGACGGGCGCGTGGAACTCGCTCCCGGCACCCCACCGCCCAGCGGCCCCTACGCCAACGCCGACCTGCTCCCGGTCCCCGCGGCCGGGCGCACCTGGACCACGTACAACTTCTCCGCGCTCTGGGTCGGCATGGCCCACAACACCGCCTCCTGGACGCTCGCCTCCGGGCTGATCGCCGTCGGGATGGACTGGAAGCAGGCGGTGTTCACCATCGCCCTCGCCAACCTGATCGTCCTCGTCCCGATGCTGCTCACCGGGCACGCGGGCCCCAAGTACGGCATCCCCTTCCCGGTCTTCGCCCGCGCCTCCTTCGGTGTGCGCGGCGCCAACCTGCCAGCCGTCGTACGGGCGTTGGTGGCGTGCGGCTGGTTCGGCATCCAGACCTGGATCGGCGGCGAGGCCATCTACTTCCTCGCCGGCAAGCTGATCGGCGACAGCTGGTCGAAGTCCGGGCACATCGGCGGCTACGCCTGGACCATGTGGCTGTCGTTCGCGGTCTTCTGGCTCCTCCAGGTCGCCATCATCCTGCGGGGCATGGAGACCATCCGTCGATTCGAGAACTGGGCGGCCCCCTTCGTGATCGTGGGCGCGCTGGTCATGCTGGGGTGGATGAGCAGCAAGGCCGGCGGCGTCGGACCGTTGTTCGGCCAGCCGTCCAGGCTCGGCTGGGGCGGCGACTTCTGGAAGCTGTTCTGGCCCTCCCTGATGGGCATGATCGGCTTCTGGTCCACGCTGTCGCTGAACATCCCCGACTTCACCCGCTACGGAAAGAGCCAGAAGGCCCAGACCCGCGGCCAGGCGCTCGGCCTGCCGACCACGATGACCCTGTTCGCCTTCCTCTCCGTACTGGTGACGTCCGGCTCGCAGGCGGTCTACGGCACCCCCGTATGGGACCCGGTCCAACTGGCCGCGAAGACGGACAACGCGGTCGGCCTGCTCTACGCCCTGGTCACCGTGCTGGTCGCGACCCTGTCGGTGAACATCGCGGCCAACCTGGTCTCCCCGGCCTTCGACTTCTCCAACGTGGCGCCCCGGAAGGTCAGTTTCCGCACCGGCGCCCTGATCACGGCCGTCCTCGCCGTACTGATCCGCCCCTGGAAGCTCTACTCCGACCCGCAGGGCTACATCTTCACCTGGCTGGGGCTGGTCGGCGGTCTGCTCGGCACGGTCGCGGGCATCCTCGTGGCCGACTACTGGCTGTTGCGCCGCACCCGTCTGGACCTCGCCGACCTGTACCGTGCGGGCGGCCGGTACTGGTACGCGGGCGGCTGGAACTGGCGGGCGGTTCTCGCCTTCCTCGCGGGCGGAGTCCTCGCGATCGGCGGCGCCAGCCTCAAGCCCCTGACCGACGGCCGCCCCATCCCGGCCCTCGCCTCCCTCGCGGACTACGGCTGGGCGGTGGGCCTCGGCACGTCCCTGGTGCTGTACCTGGCGCTCACGCTGTTGACCGGCCGCCGGGTGAGCACGGTGTGA
- a CDS encoding WXG100 family type VII secretion target codes for MSDSWVGGDIGGLRTMAETYKNAKDKLDGIVKPLSHAVDKLVDDASWKGDAAEAFRGKWSEDAVAAAGFAELVYAAGGILETLANALSTCDASLKNAQHTAAGKGVPTDLQGAPLDMVTANPPSADDQKVISAKSEYTKARNEILHTAQHARLVAAKDLQKLYDNATAKDNSVSAGDKVTLYDALRGLYAYDAEDARAGGNKAREQLDAAKADAEAAKKQLRAERKTFQQQGRRMPDDLPAKSAYRDALTKVDSLEEDIARADNGSTKLPYDRALNVKLADAADALRLGKGLEAVPDVLKELPVLDVAAAGACGLIEAKGDHDRGWSWQRSVATDEGANVGGLVAGAVIASAVMPAAAPAAAVAAVGVGAALISTSVIDHSLHEHWSEDIHDHGVVGGVAVGAGHVATGVYHDGKRLAKDVWHGVTSIF; via the coding sequence ATGAGCGACAGCTGGGTCGGCGGTGACATCGGCGGACTGCGCACGATGGCCGAGACGTACAAGAACGCGAAGGACAAGCTGGACGGCATCGTCAAGCCGCTCAGCCACGCCGTGGACAAGCTGGTGGACGACGCGAGCTGGAAGGGCGACGCGGCCGAGGCCTTCCGCGGCAAGTGGAGCGAGGACGCGGTGGCCGCCGCCGGTTTCGCCGAGTTGGTGTACGCGGCGGGCGGCATCCTCGAGACACTGGCCAACGCACTGTCCACGTGCGACGCGTCCCTCAAGAACGCGCAGCACACCGCGGCCGGCAAGGGGGTGCCCACGGACCTGCAGGGCGCGCCGCTGGACATGGTCACGGCGAATCCGCCGAGCGCGGACGACCAGAAGGTCATCTCCGCGAAGAGCGAGTACACCAAGGCGCGCAACGAGATCCTGCACACGGCGCAGCACGCGCGGCTGGTGGCGGCGAAGGACCTGCAGAAGCTGTACGACAACGCGACGGCGAAGGACAACTCGGTGTCCGCGGGGGACAAGGTCACCCTGTACGACGCGTTGCGCGGCCTGTACGCCTATGACGCCGAGGACGCGCGGGCCGGGGGCAACAAGGCACGCGAGCAGCTCGACGCGGCCAAGGCCGATGCGGAGGCCGCCAAGAAGCAGCTTCGCGCCGAACGCAAGACGTTCCAGCAGCAGGGCCGCAGGATGCCCGACGACCTGCCCGCCAAGAGCGCCTACCGGGACGCGCTCACCAAGGTCGACTCGCTGGAGGAGGACATCGCCCGCGCCGACAACGGCAGCACCAAACTGCCGTACGACCGGGCCCTGAACGTCAAGCTGGCCGACGCCGCGGACGCGCTGCGCCTGGGCAAGGGGCTGGAGGCGGTACCGGACGTCCTCAAGGAACTGCCCGTCCTGGACGTCGCCGCGGCCGGCGCCTGTGGTCTGATCGAGGCGAAGGGCGACCACGACAGGGGCTGGTCCTGGCAGCGCTCCGTCGCCACCGACGAGGGTGCCAACGTCGGTGGCCTGGTCGCGGGCGCGGTCATCGCGAGCGCCGTCATGCCGGCCGCGGCGCCCGCCGCCGCGGTGGCGGCGGTGGGTGTGGGAGCGGCGCTCATCTCGACCAGCGTCATCGACCACTCCCTGCACGAGCACTGGAGCGAGGACATCCACGATCATGGTGTGGTGGGCGGGGTGGCCGTAGGCGCCGGGCATGTCGCCACAGGGGTTTATCACGACGGCAAGCGACTGGCGAAGGATGTCTGGCATGGCGTCACAAGCATCTTCTGA